CTTGCGTGTGTCACAAGACAACTGAAAACTAAGTTACCAACTGATTCTCCAACAATCTTGTGTACACAACGTACACTCTCTAACTGATTCTATTGGCTAGCCCTTATATCACTCTTCAAGCGTGTTATCTCACATGGCAACACAACTTAATAACGAACTACTAGCTATAAtgagtaacaaataaataaaaataacaactaGCTAACATTCAAACGCAGTCGTACTTAACTCTGTTTCAACTCTCTATGTACAACcaaatcaatttttcaaattcttAACAAATTCTATCAAATTCAAAGCGATTATCccaatataataattattctaataataataGCTTAATTGAATTTAGTTATATAACAACCAACCTCAATGATCCAGTGAACCATTTCGCAGCGTTGCTGAAGCACGAGTTTGCCGAATTCCGTTGTAGAGAAATATCTTTCAGCATAATTCCACATGAAAACTTGCCTCCGTTCCCTCTTCCTTAGCATCTGATAGCTCTCTTCGTCATCCAAATCTTCTAAccttaaaaactaaaatcaaacaCATCCAAAATAATAACACcgtaaaaaagaaataaataaataaaatctaatatGTAATTTCGAACTCTGAAATCGATGAAATCAAACGTACATTATGATTTATAGAAACCTCTTCTTCGACGCTTGAAGTATTATTAACACGAGTAGCTAGCGTCGTGAATTCCTCACGGTATTGAAGGAACAACGAATACATTGGCGAATGAGTTTCTCCAACGGATCCTTGCGAAAACTGACTTCCAGAATCGGTGAACAGAGACGGACTATAATCAGAGCAATCACCGAAAATCTCGGAGTGAAGATCAGAGAATGACGTAGTCCCCTGACTTGAACAATACTCTGATTCATCGTCGTAGGACGAGAAATGCAATTGCTCTCTACAAGCTAGATCGGAATCGGAGCCTGAATTATCCGAGCATTGCTTTATAATCGATTGCGCTATCAAATCCGTGCAATTCTCATCATCGTGACGGTTTCTCGAAGAGAATTCAGATTCCGATGCTCTGTTTTCAGTGATTCTTCTCTTTTCCTCTTCAAACGACGTTTCCCGAGCACCGGAACTAACTGAAACGACGTCGTTTCGCGCTGAGATATTCAAATTTCCGTTACTCGATTTTGAATTATCCGCACAAGTAATTTCCGATTTCGTGCAAACTTCAGAAGCTTCATCGTTTTCTTTTCCACTTTTGAACTTCAAAATCAAGCTTCTATTTCGTTCACGAACATTATAATTTGAATCCACACACGAATTCTCCGATACTTCAACTTCGTTTTCACTCCGCTTCTCAAATCTCCGATTTATCATCAAACTCACACACTCTCCGATTTCACCGTTTCTCGAGCTCGTCGTTCCTTTGCCAACAAATACAGAAGAAATTCTGCTGGAATTGCACGAAACTTCACCGCCGGCGAAATCAGAGCCGGAGCTCGAATCAACTGAAAGACGAGGATTCTCTTTAGATATTTTGAATTTCGCCGAAGCAAGAAGCACCGGAGATATCTGGTTTCTTCTCCGGCGAGGAATCTTCGACCGAAGCTTCTTGCTAACGATGTGAGATGGTGCTTCTTGCTGAAGCTTCCGCTTCGAACTTCTCGATCTGATTACCATTAGTAGTTACTAGTGAATTGTTACGTTAATGAGAAACGCAGATAGAATTTAATTTCGTTTGTTGAAGTTTAGTTGCGATGATTGAATAGAGAGTGAGGAAATGCTGAAGCTTCCGCTTCGAACTTCTCGATCTGATTACCATTAGTAGTTACTAGTGAATTGTTACGTTAATGAGAAACGCAGATAGAATTTAATTTCGTTTGTTGAAGTTTAGTTGCGATGATTGAATAGAGAGTAAGGGAAGAGTGTTCGAACGGTTATAGGAGTAATGGGATTGGAGAAAGAAAAAACGAGGGAGAAGAGTATTTATATGGCTTGGTCCCACGTAATGCGTTTTCCGTGCACCACGTACATACATCATGACTGTTAACTGTAATAAGTGGagttttgttattaatttatttataatttcttaatttattactaactaAAGAGGACTGCATTTGTTTTAAGTCTAAAttgataaatcatatataatctaataatataaatatttgggCTAAACCTTACTATTTAGGATTTTATCATACCTACAAAAATGTTTTGTttcgatttttttaattaatattaagacattttttttcaattttttttttattttttcttttgataatatatttttttatttgactcTTTACATTATGTtgttttcaatctttttttatattatatctatTACACCTGCACATCTTAAAatattcatttgttttatttttatgtgtttacAATATAACACACTTTGTATATGATTGCGAACTTTTCGTTTGATTTATGTTATTAACTTACATTAGTTGAATAAAtgttcataaaaaaatagattcaTTAGAAATATacccaaaaataataataaataaaatattgatatggtgtttgtattttgttaacTTGTTATATATACATTTTATGATGGTATATGGATTATGAATGACGATAGGTAAGGTTTCATTAGAGtactataatatatatttctatACCCATAATTCACAAAAATACTCAAATTCGTACTCGTATTCTCTTATCTTAAGTAAATATGTGAATTTGACAAGTCTACTAATTATTGACTCCAGTcaagaagaacaaaaaaaataatagttaaaaagaCCCTAAAAAAAAATCCTCAACACTACAAAAGCTCCTAAAATTTTGTGTGCTTAATGGGGCCTATAGACCcactttttaaaaaactatttttttaaaaaaaataaattgacattctttttttgagaaataaatttttttgcttaaaattttataaaaaaaaaagtttcaattttttttctcaaaatttttttaattcgagaaaaaaaatcgatctttttcaatttttttttaaaaatgttctcacaaatttttttgagataaaatgtTATTGAATTtttctaagaaaaataaattttgaaaattttttaagaaattttttttaaaattaacaagatATTGGGCCTATGAGCCCCTTTCTTAAgtccacaaaaaataataaaataatggatcgaagctttaaaaatattattttaatagatgacataatattaggtacttagtaaaaaaaatttaaggggCTTTGAAGTTTGAGGCTTTATTGATAGCTCTACTTTTgagtatcaactttaatatccGTACTTTACCATTTgtagttaaatttaaaaattattcaaatatattaaattcaatcataacgtattataaaccaaaatatttttttaattcaaaacatttcaaatgaacacacGTTATAATACATATTCAAATTTtcataataatactttattaaGTTGCAAGTattaagttttaaatataattataaattcacaattaataagacataactctTAATTATTAAGttacaattatttacctattcatcaaaatcaaattcttaaaaatttgcAATTATCTTTCGATTATAAATGTAGTGATCCAATGATActaatatatgttaaaatataaaagaaaacaatcaattaaattaaataataatataatataataaataaataatatatttatacaagTGCGAGTATAGGCCGAGTTAGTACTACAAATATTTGTACCCGCACtcatacccgcttaattttgcgggtaattaccTGTCCCCGTGCTCATATGTATTATGCGGGTTTTTAGATTGAATAACCAATGGGTCTTAATCTAATTGTCATCCCTAGTTATGATCAACCTAAACCCTTAATAATTGCCAAATCAAACAAATTTCAACCTAAACATGGTAAAGAGAATAAAGCATTGATAGAGGTCATTCTGGTGGAAAGGGTTCTCTCGAATAGAATAAATCTTGTCTTTACTCTCGTATGTacaaaatcatttcaaatatGTTGGCAGGCTCAAATTGGTGTTGGGAAAGTTATATCTATTTCCAGTCTGGCTTTTTGCCGAAGCGTCATATTTCCGATGGTGTTGTTAATTATTGCTAATGATCAGTTGACAGATTctgactatttaaaaaaatatttacttgccACTTTTCTTTCCATGTATGGGGAGATCTTCAAGTGGATTGGTGTTGATGGGGTGCTTCAATTAGGAATTTGCTAATCACTTTATGCAGTTTAGTGAGCTGATCAGTATGCAGAAATGGAAAATGAAGAAGCTAGCTAGGCATATCATATGGCTTGCTACCACTTGGTCAATGTGTCTGCATTGGAATTGCATATGTTCCAAGGCGTTAGAACTGATTGTCTGACCCTCTTCATGGAACTAATAATATGTATGATTATGACTATAGtagttttgtcattttatataatatagtaaattattagtttaaagtttaaataaataaattaatttacaagGGTAGTTTTTTCATCTACATCTAATATGTATGGTATTTTTATTGAGCTTATCCAATAAATAAAATCGAATTATTTAGttattcatgattttttttaaaaattgatagaGCTAAATAAGTATTTTGTAAGGattaaaagttgtatttttatttcacATGGACTAACATTGAaaggttaaaattttatagggactaaaaatatatttaatccaaattaaaataatttatttagtagtAACATtggatttgtttaaaaataaaattcagtcaaaacttatttaatttttttagtatttttttaatttattaatatctaaaaatattgtGTAAGTTTATTGTGTaggtaattattaaaaaatttaaataaaatggagtccatacaaataaaaaagtttaattaaatattatattaaaaatacaaatacaaaatgagtgaaaataaaataaacacaaattttattataatatttttattacattaattttcTAAGGtgtataaaataaacataaattttattacaatggtTTATTACACTAAACATGGACACTCATAGgagattaatgtaataaaaacaTTGTACTTTTATACACCATAAGAgattaatgtaataaatatattgtaataaaatttgtgcttattttattttcacttattttgtatttgtatttttaattataatatttaattaaattttgttaattttatggactccattttatttatttttaattacttataaaaagtaaaatttaattagataattattataaaaataattaatattatatttatttattttattaaaataataattacttaaattaataattaatgaagtttaaattaattatttaattaaaataataattattgagtaataaaatatatatatttattattataaaagatgTTAACGAGAAATAATGTGTGTCATTATCTCAcgtttataaattataaatatccaCCGCCTATTAAATAgcactattaataaaatattctataaataataaataaattttataattaaaaaaacaaaagaaacatTGAGAAGTTTGAAAGGGAAAAACCGATTTCCCTTGattgtttgaaaaaatattcTTGTTGAGAAATCGCTAGTTCCAAAGTGCATTTCTCATCTTagtcaaattgaaaaaaataaaagagtgatATTTTGGTGTTTATTAAAAATTAGTgatatttggtttttttttttttgggtggtaaaaaaaaaaagccttaTATAGGAAGTTCTACCCCCTCTCTCATCGACAAAAATTGTGCAACAAAAtttttcttctcaaaacaaTGTTTGTAAAAATGGATaattttttcttccatttaaTCTCAAACTAATGAAAATGAGGGCTTTTTGTTCGACTTTGTCCATTTTTCTTCTCCTACATCcttgtttctttttatatatctttttgttATTGTTGCAGCACTGAAGATACATGTGGTATTATGATGGTAAAATGTGATAATATCCTCTACATCATTCGTGGAAATTGTTAGGAGGAAACACGTGTAGGCATTTCTAAGAGATACTTAGTCAatcaacttaattattttttttcgcAATGTAAGTATTAAATTTTGTGATGGAGTATACTAATTTGGACTACCAATGAAGGAATTGTAGTCTTAAAGCATATTTTACTAAAACTAACAtgattaattattgatatttctaAATTGATACgttgattttattaattgtttatatCAAGTT
The genomic region above belongs to Cicer arietinum cultivar CDC Frontier isolate Library 1 chromosome 4, Cicar.CDCFrontier_v2.0, whole genome shotgun sequence and contains:
- the LOC101509079 gene encoding cyclin-SDS — translated: MVIRSRSSKRKLQQEAPSHIVSKKLRSKIPRRRRNQISPVLLASAKFKISKENPRLSVDSSSGSDFAGGEVSCNSSRISSVFVGKGTTSSRNGEIGECVSLMINRRFEKRSENEVEVSENSCVDSNYNVRERNRSLILKFKSGKENDEASEVCTKSEITCADNSKSSNGNLNISARNDVVSVSSGARETSFEEEKRRITENRASESEFSSRNRHDDENCTDLIAQSIIKQCSDNSGSDSDLACREQLHFSSYDDESEYCSSQGTTSFSDLHSEIFGDCSDYSPSLFTDSGSQFSQGSVGETHSPMYSLFLQYREEFTTLATRVNNTSSVEEEVSINHNFLRLEDLDDEESYQMLRKRERRQVFMWNYAERYFSTTEFGKLVLQQRCEMVHWIIEQSYRKQLRQETVFLGISLLDRFLSKGYFKEERNLQIVGIACLTLATRIEENQQCNRVGQKHFYVEKIVYSRCEVVAMEWIVQEVLEFQCFHPTIYNFLWFYLKAVNADAAMEKRVRCLALLALSARDQLCYWPSTVAAALVILASLELNQNASHKVIGIHVRSKDENLHECMESLEWLLRYLC